From the genome of Desulfovibrio sp. JY:
GCGTCGCGGCAACTGGCGAACAAGATCAAGGCGTCCTCGGCGTCGAGGGGATTCCTGGATAAGAACCCCAGCAAGTCGCCGACCGGGAGAAATTCGATGCGCACCCCGGACGGTATGGCCAGGGACATGATCTCCTGGCGCAAAAAATCCATGGCCAGGTCGTCGTTGACCACCAGGATCGTACGGGCGTGCGTGAAAGGCAGCCAGCTTTCGATGATCTGGCCGTGCACGAGCCTGTTGTCCACCCGCACGAACGCCATGGCCCTAACCTTCGGCGACCCGCTTGCGCAGTACCTCGCCCGCCACGACGATTCCCTGGCAGCCGGCCTGCTTGCCTTCGGCGGCCAGCGTCTCCAGGTCCTTGGTCCGCGCGCCGAGGATCTTGATGAGCATGGGCAAATTGACGCCCGTGAGCACCTCGAGCCGACCCGAGCCCAGAAGCGACAGGCTGAGGTTGGTCGGCGTGCCGCCGAACATATCGGTCAGGATAAGCACGCCGCCGCCCTGGTCGGTTTCCTTGATGGCGGTCTTCAGCGACGCCAGGATGTGGTCCACCTCGGTGGCCATGTCCACGCTCACGCAACGGCAATGTTCCTGGTCACCCAGGATGCATTCCGCCGCCTTCAAAAGCCACGTGCCGTAATCGGTGTGGGTGACGATCACCACGCCAACCGGCGTCTCCGAGCGGGTTTGCCCATTCATGTTCGCGCATCCGGGGGCGTTATCAGGCCCAAACCTGGCGTCAAAACGGCGCGGCGGAGTAATCCAGCCCTGTGCCGCGACGCGTCCTGCTGCCGCAGTGACCCACCAACAAGACGGGAGCATGCCCCCGTTCGGCCGACACGATAGCCGCAACAGCGGCCTGCCGCATCGGCTTCTTCCGGTTTGCCGGCGCGTGCGGCCTTGCCGCCGCACGCCGGATCATCCGCGTTCGATATGCCGATGCTCAAGAGAAAGATTGTATCCAGCCTTGGACAAGGTGTCAAAGACAGACTCGGCCACGGCCACGGAACGATGCCGCCCCCCGGTGCAGCCGAAGGCGATGGTCAGGCGGTAACGCCCTTCCCTGGCGTACAGCGGCAGGAGGTAGAGCAGGAAAGCGGTCAGCCGGGAGAGAAATTCCCGGCCCGGATCCTCGGCCAGGACATAGTCGCGCACGGGCGCGTCCTTCCCGGTCTTTTCCCGCAACGCCTTGTCGAAATAGGGATTGGGCAAAAAACGCAGGTCGAAGACCATGTCCGCCTCGGACGGCGGCCCGTACTTGAAGCCGAAGCTCATGACGTGGACCTTGAGCGTGCCGGTGGAGACCCGGATGGAGGCCCATTTTTCCTGGAGCTTGCGGCGCAGGTCGTGGATGGAAAAATCGGTGGTGTCGAGCACCATGTCGGCCGCGTCCCGAAGCGGGGTCATGCGGGTGCGTTCCTCGAGCACGGCCTGCTCCAGGCCCCGCGATTCGCTTTCCAGGGGATGCGGCCGGCGCGTGGTGGCGTAGCGGCGGATGATTTCCTGGGTGTCGGCCTCGAGGAAAATGATCTGCAAGGCTGCCGCCGCGCCTTTGACCTGGGCCAGCGTCGCCCCCCAGT
Proteins encoded in this window:
- a CDS encoding PTS sugar transporter subunit IIB, which translates into the protein MAFVRVDNRLVHGQIIESWLPFTHARTILVVNDDLAMDFLRQEIMSLAIPSGVRIEFLPVGDLLGFLSRNPLDAEDALILFASCRDARTAYERGFGFGNLNLGNMHYAPGKKQVCPHVALSKDDESCLDFFRDKGVRLDYRCVPSDPQQLRSV
- a CDS encoding PTS sugar transporter subunit IIA; translated protein: MNGQTRSETPVGVVIVTHTDYGTWLLKAAECILGDQEHCRCVSVDMATEVDHILASLKTAIKETDQGGGVLILTDMFGGTPTNLSLSLLGSGRLEVLTGVNLPMLIKILGARTKDLETLAAEGKQAGCQGIVVAGEVLRKRVAEG
- the rapZ gene encoding RNase adapter RapZ, encoding MEDTPAELTIVILTGLSGSGKSTALRVFEDLGFFCVDGLPVSLVPKLIGLFEVKGGQRYKGLALGMDVRQADMDTDWGATLAQVKGAAAALQIIFLEADTQEIIRRYATTRRPHPLESESRGLEQAVLEERTRMTPLRDAADMVLDTTDFSIHDLRRKLQEKWASIRVSTGTLKVHVMSFGFKYGPPSEADMVFDLRFLPNPYFDKALREKTGKDAPVRDYVLAEDPGREFLSRLTAFLLYLLPLYAREGRYRLTIAFGCTGGRHRSVAVAESVFDTLSKAGYNLSLEHRHIERG